A stretch of Dyella sp. BiH032 DNA encodes these proteins:
- a CDS encoding P-loop NTPase fold protein, producing the protein MSRAALNHWNGDAFNRKPVADYLTQSLTSQSRKRSGQGKGLTVALDAAWGAGKTFFVKNWSDDLRLLGHPVVYFDAWENDIGDEASVALMAAVVEAMHAWQKANLPRNAKLRKQASGLLAESKKNLRRALVPASKVLLSGVLQKAIGVGFEELSDAMSKSDSPEDPWGRATKAADEILDKLFQENLVSHQSRKDELAAFRKAVHDHLLLVKERSSKESTLPMFIFVDELDRCRPSYAVKLLEEVKHIFGVVDVVYVISTNLHQLQNSVRSLYGAEFDGAGYLRRLFDREYVLPETDGKTFAATLFDGNGPITLASTYSGLPQHGRYDSGYTHSWSMIVSAFGLDLRSQHQLVPLVEEVAAALDDGGHIHALWLFFLCAAFQRNRPFFEVCAGRELDAPDFEDRCRKVFIKNPKIDSSHRGRSSVSRSFSLSEVLSHYYEFSSYDENAARDMLDQTPRNEYPYSILTKVMQPLGQQWDMSRPRPMPIAAYVSLVRSAGFVLRGEEDAD; encoded by the coding sequence ATGAGCCGTGCAGCACTAAACCATTGGAATGGCGACGCTTTCAATCGAAAGCCAGTCGCCGATTACTTGACTCAATCCCTCACTTCTCAATCTCGAAAACGAAGTGGTCAAGGAAAAGGTCTAACGGTCGCTCTCGATGCGGCGTGGGGAGCGGGGAAGACGTTCTTCGTCAAGAACTGGAGTGACGATCTGAGGCTACTAGGTCATCCCGTGGTGTATTTCGACGCCTGGGAAAATGATATTGGCGACGAAGCGTCTGTTGCGCTTATGGCTGCGGTCGTCGAGGCAATGCACGCTTGGCAGAAGGCTAACCTTCCGAGAAATGCGAAACTGCGCAAACAGGCGTCAGGGTTACTAGCAGAGTCCAAGAAGAACTTACGGCGGGCATTGGTGCCTGCCAGCAAAGTGCTTCTAAGCGGTGTTCTTCAAAAAGCTATTGGTGTTGGTTTTGAAGAGCTCAGTGACGCTATGTCGAAGAGCGATTCACCTGAAGACCCATGGGGGCGTGCAACTAAGGCGGCGGACGAGATTCTAGATAAGTTGTTCCAAGAAAATCTGGTTAGCCATCAGTCGCGAAAGGATGAGTTAGCCGCATTTCGGAAGGCTGTCCATGATCATCTCCTGCTGGTCAAAGAGCGCTCGTCGAAAGAATCCACCCTTCCAATGTTTATCTTCGTCGACGAGCTGGATCGCTGTCGTCCATCCTATGCTGTGAAGCTGCTAGAGGAAGTTAAGCACATCTTTGGTGTGGTTGATGTGGTCTACGTTATCTCAACAAACTTGCATCAGCTGCAGAACTCAGTTCGCTCGCTCTACGGGGCTGAGTTTGACGGTGCAGGCTATCTTCGCCGCCTATTCGACCGTGAGTACGTTCTGCCCGAAACCGACGGTAAGACGTTCGCCGCTACTTTGTTTGACGGGAACGGCCCTATCACGCTCGCATCCACGTACTCGGGATTGCCCCAACACGGCAGATATGACAGCGGTTACACGCATAGCTGGAGCATGATCGTCTCCGCGTTTGGGCTAGATCTGCGATCCCAGCATCAGTTGGTTCCCCTTGTTGAAGAGGTGGCAGCGGCACTAGATGATGGCGGCCATATCCACGCTCTATGGCTATTTTTCTTGTGTGCTGCGTTTCAAAGGAACAGGCCGTTTTTTGAGGTTTGTGCTGGACGGGAACTCGATGCGCCAGACTTTGAAGATAGATGTAGGAAGGTGTTCATCAAGAATCCAAAGATCGATTCTTCGCACAGGGGGCGCAGTTCGGTCAGTAGGAGCTTTTCACTATCGGAGGTGCTAAGCCACTATTACGAGTTCTCGTCTTATGACGAGAATGCAGCACGAGATATGTTGGATCAAACGCCTCGTAACGAATATCCGTACTCAATCCTTACTAAGGTCATGCAACCACTTGGGCAGCAGTGGGATATGTCTCGTCCTCGACCTATGCCGATTGCGGCCTATGTATCTCTTGTAAGGAGTGCCGGTTTCGTGCTGCGAGGTGAAGAGGATGCGGATTAA
- the umuD gene encoding translesion error-prone DNA polymerase V autoproteolytic subunit — protein MSPPPHGGARPGAGRPASEPTQRLRVPESQVPTVLAYLEAYRQGTSLEAPRPLSLLPSTVALTAFSSRVPAGLPSPADDDVEDVVDLNRHLVIEGHEPSTFIVRVSGWSMIGAGIFDGDEVLVDRALKARQGDIVVAIVNGELSIKRLGKVDGKVALLPENAHFKPIVFKEGETLELWGVVTRCLRNLR, from the coding sequence ATGTCGCCCCCTCCACACGGCGGTGCCCGTCCCGGCGCCGGCCGCCCCGCCAGCGAACCCACCCAGCGCCTGCGCGTGCCGGAAAGCCAGGTGCCGACGGTGCTGGCGTATCTGGAGGCGTACCGCCAGGGCACGTCGCTGGAGGCGCCTCGGCCGCTCTCGCTGCTGCCCTCGACGGTAGCGCTCACCGCCTTCAGCAGCCGCGTGCCCGCGGGCCTGCCCAGCCCGGCGGACGACGACGTCGAAGACGTGGTCGATCTCAACCGCCATCTCGTTATCGAAGGGCACGAGCCGAGCACCTTCATCGTGCGCGTGTCCGGCTGGTCGATGATCGGCGCGGGCATCTTCGACGGCGACGAGGTGCTGGTGGACCGCGCGCTCAAGGCCCGCCAGGGCGACATCGTGGTGGCGATCGTCAACGGCGAGTTGTCGATCAAGCGGCTGGGCAAGGTGGACGGCAAGGTCGCCCTGCTGCCGGAGAACGCGCACTTCAAGCCCATCGTGTTTAAGGAGGGCGAAACACTGGAGCTGTGGGGCGTCGTCACCCGCTGCCTGCGCAACCTGCGCTGA
- a CDS encoding LysR substrate-binding domain-containing protein, giving the protein MSCGAGRKAFACVDDGNAYLEAGLVGLGVLWLPQYLARAHVERGELQRLFEGWHLDPMPLYLAFPPNRHVSAKLRVFIDWIVELMAPFAPASHRHGR; this is encoded by the coding sequence ATGTCATGCGGCGCGGGCAGGAAAGCCTTCGCGTGCGTCGACGACGGCAACGCCTATCTGGAAGCCGGATTGGTCGGCCTGGGCGTCCTGTGGCTGCCGCAATACCTGGCCAGGGCGCACGTGGAGCGGGGAGAGTTGCAGCGCTTGTTCGAGGGCTGGCACCTGGACCCGATGCCGCTCTACCTGGCGTTCCCGCCGAACCGGCATGTCAGCGCAAAGTTGCGCGTGTTCATCGACTGGATCGTCGAGCTGATGGCGCCGTTCGCGCCGGCTTCTCACCGGCATGGCCGGTGA
- a CDS encoding RidA family protein, whose translation MTARDVVFPPHRRALYERNRYSPAIRSNGFLFVSGQVGSRENGSPEPDLEQQVRLAFDHLNATLAAAGCTFEDVIDVTVFMVDPASNFERIWRVVPDYWGQAPHPTLTAVGVTWLYGFQFEIKVIAKLPEAAGQS comes from the coding sequence ATGACGGCACGTGACGTGGTTTTCCCTCCGCATCGCCGCGCGCTCTACGAGCGCAACCGCTATTCGCCCGCCATCCGCTCGAACGGTTTTCTGTTCGTCTCGGGGCAGGTCGGCAGCCGCGAGAATGGTTCGCCGGAACCGGACCTGGAGCAGCAGGTGCGCCTGGCCTTCGACCATCTGAATGCCACGCTCGCCGCGGCGGGCTGCACGTTCGAGGATGTCATCGACGTCACGGTGTTCATGGTCGATCCTGCGTCGAACTTCGAGCGGATCTGGCGCGTGGTGCCGGACTACTGGGGCCAGGCGCCGCACCCCACGCTGACCGCCGTGGGCGTGACCTGGCTTTATGGCTTCCAATTCGAGATCAAGGTGATCGCGAAGCTGCCGGAAGCGGCGGGCCAGTCCTGA
- a CDS encoding serine hydrolase domain-containing protein, whose amino-acid sequence MGFRSGLILCAWLASTAVASAAPQPEAAVAGQLQTVLERSVAADGPGAVVLVAKGDKVLFRGARGQAQIELGVPLAADQVFRIASITKIFTAATVLKLAEQGRLSIDDTLGKYLPDVPGADRIALRQLLNHTAGVSDTAKPAQPGFLRRDVDTATQVAEIAKRPPDFEPGTRWSYSNAGYILLGAVIEKVTGQRWHEAMRTLLLEPAGLTAIRYGDNAALIPGRVAGYTTDNPAHRVENAPFISSSVPAAAGGLVATADELMRWMRALANGRVISPRSFRAMATPAPALPGMSPTRRYGLGLYVWRVRGSDMVGHTGQINGFASAVGYLPKEDITVVVLANDDEFDARTMARRLAAIALGQPYADPVPVTPTAENLAALAGNYRIDAQTVETLSVKDGRLFAQRSHHNLVPLQMTADGRLYFVPDELSYFAPVRDAAGKVVRLDYFEGGDAPAQPMPRME is encoded by the coding sequence GTGGGTTTCCGCAGTGGCCTGATCCTGTGCGCCTGGCTGGCCTCGACGGCCGTGGCCTCTGCCGCGCCGCAGCCGGAGGCCGCCGTCGCCGGCCAGCTCCAGACCGTATTGGAACGTTCGGTCGCCGCCGACGGCCCCGGCGCCGTGGTGCTGGTGGCCAAGGGCGACAAGGTGCTGTTCCGGGGCGCGCGCGGACAGGCGCAGATCGAGCTGGGCGTGCCGCTCGCTGCCGACCAGGTGTTCCGCATCGCTTCCATCACCAAGATCTTCACCGCCGCGACGGTGCTGAAGCTCGCCGAGCAGGGGCGGCTTTCGATCGACGACACGCTGGGCAAGTACCTGCCCGACGTTCCCGGCGCTGACCGCATCGCCTTGCGCCAACTGCTGAACCACACGGCGGGCGTGTCGGACACCGCCAAGCCCGCGCAACCGGGTTTCCTGCGACGCGACGTCGACACGGCCACGCAAGTGGCCGAGATCGCCAAGCGCCCGCCCGATTTCGAGCCCGGCACGCGCTGGTCGTATTCCAATGCTGGCTACATCCTGCTCGGCGCGGTCATCGAAAAGGTGACCGGGCAGCGGTGGCATGAAGCCATGCGCACGCTGCTGCTGGAACCGGCAGGGCTGACGGCCATCCGCTATGGCGACAACGCCGCGCTGATCCCCGGCCGCGTCGCGGGCTACACCACTGACAACCCCGCGCACCGCGTGGAGAACGCGCCCTTCATCAGTTCGAGCGTGCCTGCCGCGGCGGGTGGACTGGTCGCCACGGCCGACGAGCTCATGCGCTGGATGCGCGCGCTCGCTAACGGCCGCGTGATCAGCCCGCGCAGCTTCCGCGCGATGGCGACGCCGGCACCGGCCTTGCCCGGCATGTCGCCGACGCGGCGCTATGGGCTGGGCCTTTATGTGTGGCGTGTGCGAGGCAGCGATATGGTCGGCCACACTGGCCAGATCAACGGCTTCGCCTCCGCCGTCGGCTATCTGCCCAAGGAAGACATCACCGTCGTCGTCCTCGCCAACGACGACGAGTTCGATGCGCGCACCATGGCCCGTCGCCTCGCCGCCATTGCCCTTGGCCAGCCCTACGCGGACCCGGTGCCCGTGACGCCAACCGCCGAAAACCTGGCCGCACTGGCGGGGAACTACCGCATCGATGCGCAGACTGTCGAAACCCTGTCGGTGAAAGATGGCCGTCTCTTCGCGCAGCGCAGCCACCACAACCTCGTGCCCCTGCAGATGACCGCGGATGGACGCTTGTACTTCGTACCGGACGAACTCAGCTACTTCGCACCTGTGCGCGATGCGGCGGGCAAGGTCGTCCGCCTCGACTACTTCGAAGGCGGCGACGCGCCGGCGCAGCCGATGCCGCGGATGGAGTGA
- a CDS encoding dihydrofolate reductase family protein, with protein MSMSLDGYIAGPNDEPGNPGGDGFDRLHEWYGDFSRPSGAVAQLWDEWNSPGAILAGRRTVEQIDHWGGDNHGVPIIVPSHRPPGPSVANYPLVKYVLGGIESAMAQAKAAAGDRDVLVLGAYTAQRALEAGVLDELQIHQIPVLFGGGRRLFEVLPSRVELEIARVIDTPDATHIRYRVRR; from the coding sequence ATGTCCATGTCACTCGACGGGTACATCGCTGGTCCCAATGACGAACCAGGCAACCCCGGCGGCGACGGTTTCGACCGGCTGCACGAGTGGTATGGGGACTTCTCCCGGCCATCGGGGGCGGTCGCACAACTGTGGGACGAGTGGAACTCGCCGGGCGCGATTCTGGCTGGGCGGCGTACCGTGGAGCAGATCGACCACTGGGGTGGCGACAATCACGGTGTCCCCATCATCGTGCCAAGCCACCGACCGCCGGGGCCCTCGGTGGCGAACTATCCGCTGGTGAAGTACGTGCTCGGCGGGATTGAGAGCGCGATGGCGCAGGCCAAGGCCGCCGCCGGGGATCGTGACGTGCTGGTGCTTGGCGCGTACACGGCGCAACGAGCGCTAGAGGCTGGTGTGCTGGACGAGTTGCAGATCCACCAGATCCCGGTGTTGTTCGGCGGCGGCCGCCGGCTGTTCGAAGTGCTTCCGTCGCGCGTCGAATTGGAGATTGCTCGGGTGATCGATACGCCGGATGCCACACACATCCGCTATCGTGTTCGTCGCTGA
- a CDS encoding lysozyme inhibitor LprI family protein — MDRSASALIAALLNLTLFIGDIGATPQTPAKPSTTSAEATKSSHGETINGIGIMPGAERLSYISLRYYGIRPSYDACIQAAQGQAGLKGDCADTEFQFQDARLNKAYKALLESITAVEGKDSIKDIQAAQRAWLAFYQKDCAARADRFGSTRGPSTLSICQMEKTAIRAQEIEDWRNSYVANHQP, encoded by the coding sequence ATGGACCGATCAGCAAGCGCATTGATAGCAGCACTCCTCAATTTAACTCTGTTTATTGGCGACATCGGCGCGACGCCACAAACGCCCGCTAAGCCGTCCACCACGAGCGCTGAGGCAACCAAGTCGAGCCATGGCGAGACCATCAACGGTATCGGCATCATGCCCGGCGCAGAGCGGCTCTCCTACATATCGCTGCGGTATTACGGCATACGGCCAAGCTATGACGCGTGCATCCAAGCAGCGCAAGGACAAGCGGGGCTAAAGGGCGACTGCGCCGACACCGAGTTCCAGTTCCAAGATGCGCGACTTAACAAGGCCTACAAGGCGTTGCTTGAGTCCATCACCGCCGTAGAGGGAAAAGATTCCATCAAGGACATCCAGGCCGCGCAGCGGGCTTGGCTGGCTTTCTATCAGAAAGACTGCGCGGCCAGGGCGGACCGGTTCGGATCGACCCGTGGGCCAAGTACGTTGTCCATCTGCCAGATGGAAAAAACGGCCATTCGTGCTCAGGAAATCGAGGATTGGCGCAACAGCTACGTAGCGAATCATCAGCCGTAA
- a CDS encoding DUF3820 family protein: MKPEDLQRLVTTIMPYGKYQGRLIADFPGAYLAWYARKGFPKGDLGNLLALALEIDHNGLKRLLDPLRKRP, translated from the coding sequence ATGAAACCCGAAGACCTGCAACGCCTCGTCACCACCATCATGCCCTACGGCAAGTATCAGGGCCGCCTCATCGCCGACTTTCCCGGCGCCTATCTCGCCTGGTATGCCCGCAAGGGCTTTCCGAAGGGCGATCTCGGCAACCTGCTCGCGCTGGCGTTGGAGATCGATCACAACGGCTTGAAGCGGTTGCTCGATCCGCTCAGGAAGCGGCCGTAA